One Halanaerobium hydrogeniformans genomic window, CATAAAATTGAAGAGATAAAATCTTTTTTTTCAGATTTAAAAATAGATTTTTTGCCGTTACCAGAAGATAAAAAGCTGCCTGAAGTTATAGAAGATGGGAAAAGTTATAGAGAAAATGCCCTCAAAAAAGCAAGGCAAAGGGCAGCTGAACTTAATGAGGTTGTTTTAGCAGATGACTCAGGGCTTTCAGTAGAATATTTAGCTGGTGCTCCAGGTATCCGTTCTGCTCGATTTGGTGGAGATGATCTGGATGATCGTGAGAAGTATTTAAAAATCATCTCTCTATTAGAGGGAATAAATGGGGAGCAGCGCAAAGCTGCTTTTATTTCGGTACTGGCCCTTGTAGATCCTTTTAAAGAGGAAGAAATAGTTGTAGAAGGACGCTGTGAGGGCTTGATAGTTCAACAACCTGCAGGAGAGCATGGTTTTGGCTATGATCCCATTTTTTATCTACCAAAATTCAATAAAACTATGGCAGAAATATCACCTGAAACAAAGAATAAAATAAGCCATAGAGCTAAAGCACTTCAGAAATTAAAAGAGGTACTTAAAGAGTGTTATATGGAGTAAATGAGAGTATCTAATACTTTATTTAATTTAAGAGCTAATATATGGCTATTTGTTTTTTGACCGAGGCATATATTTACTATATACTATTAATTGCTGTCACAGAAAAAATACTTTTTTGGCGGCATAATCGGAGCGTGGCGCAGCTTGGTAGCGCACCTGCTTTGGGAGCAGGGGGTCGAAGGTTCAAATCCTTTCGCTCCGACCATTTTATACGCGGGAGTAGCTCAGTTGGCTAGAGCATCAGCCTTCCAAGCTGAGGGTCGCGAGTTCGAGTCTCGTTTCCCGCTCCGCGCCTGTAGCTCAGTCTGGATAGAGCAACGGACTTCTAATCCGTAGGCCATAGGTTCGAATCCTATCAGGCGCGCCATTTTTATTTTAATAAGAACAAGTATTAATTCACCTGAGAAGGTGTTTTTTTATTTAAAAAACATTTAAATGTGATATAATATGAATAGAAGCTTAATAGAGTTAATAATATTAGTTTTATTTTTGTCTGATTTTTAATTTAAAAGATTAAAAGCTGCTTGACAAATACTTAATTTTACTGTTATAATAACAATTGTCGTCAGATAATTAAGCTTGATTTTCAAGCTTTAATCAATCTAATATGGTGGATGTAGCTCAGTTGGCTAGAGCGCAGGATTGTGGCTCCTGAGGCCGTGGGTTCAAGCCCCATCATCCACCCCATTTTTATTTTTTTGCGGAGCGTGGCGCAGCTTGGTAGCGCACCTGCTTTGGGAGCAGGGGGTCGAAGGTTCAAATCCTTTCGCTCCGACCATTTCAAGTTTTTAATCAATCTAATATGGTGGATGTAGCTCAGTTGGCTAGAGCGCAGGATTGTGGCTCCTGAGGCCGTGGGTTCAAGCCCCATCATCCACCCCATTTTTTTATAAAAGTTTATAACAGCTTCTCCACTCTATAATCGGTGGGGATTTTTTTGGTTAAATTGATATACTTAAAATTCAAATAAGTTGGTGAAAAATATGGATTTAAAGATAGATTTTAAAAAATGGATATTTGTGATTATTATACTCAGCCTGATATTTATTATTTCAAGTTTTTTTATTCCAGAAACAAACTTAATTTCATCTCAGCCTACAAACGAAGAATATTTTAGGGGTAGAGTTTTAGAAATTGAAGAATATCAATCTGAGGATGGATATATTCAAGAGGCTTTAGTTGAAGTTACTGATGGACCCCTGGCTGGTGATATAGTAGAGATTGAAAATGACTATCAGGCTGATCACAGATTTTTAAATATTAGACTGGAAGAAGGATTAAGGGTTGTTTTAGTTTCTTTTGAACATAATGGAACAAGAGATATTTATCTGCAGGATATTGCAAGAGATCGAGGATTATTATTAGCGGTAATAATATTAGTTTTAGCTCTGCTTTTGGTTGGCAAACTAAAAGGTCTGGAAACTATATTTACCTTATTTATTACAGCATTTATAATTGTTCGGGTTATGCTGCCTCTTATTTTAGCGGGCTGGTCACCAATTTTGGCAACTACTTTTAGTGCACTTGCAGTTATAGTGTTAATTTTAACAATTATTGGTGGTTTGAATGTTAAATCTTTATCTGCAATAATTGGTACTGGTTCAGGTGTAATAATAGCCGGTATTTTGGCCTATTATATTGGAAATATAGCTCACCTATCAGGGCTTGGAACCCAGGAGGCTCAAATGTTAGCTTCAGGTATAGAAGGACTTGATTTCAGAGGCCTTTTATATGCAGGAATAATAATTGCTTCTTTAGGTGCAATTACTGATGTGGCAATGTCAATAGCTTCAGGAGCTTATCAGATTAAAAATGCCAATCCTGAGATTGAATTTAAAGAATTAATGGATCATTCACTTGAGCTGGGAAGAGATATTATGGGGACAATGGCAAATACTCTGATCTTAGCCTATGTAGGTGGAGCAATTCCGTTTTTATTACTTTTATTATTTAATCAAATTTCCTGGTTGAGAATTATCAATATGGATTTTGTAGCAACAGAAATTTTAAGTGGTATAGCAGGAACGATAGGACTGGTAATTTCTATTCCTATTACAGCTTTTTCTGCAGCACTTTTAATTAATAAAGTTAAGAAAAAGCATTAATTATTTTACTGCTTGATAATATTGCTAATTTTAGTATATAATGAAGTTAAAATAGTAAATAAATTTTGTAAATTATTAAAACTCCGGTTATAGCTTTATAAGCTTTAGCTGGAGTTTTATCTATATTAGTAAAATAGTTACGCTTTGATTGGAGGATATTATGAAAAAAAATGATAGTAATAATCCTGTTAGGAAAATAGTCATTAGATATTTCGTGTTTGGGATTTTATGGATATTGTTTTCTGATTCTTTAGCTGCCTTTCTTTTTAAAGATTATGTTAGCTATCAGCAAATCCAGTCGGTAAAAGGGATAGCCTTTGTTGTAATAACAGGTTTCTTTTTATATTATCTTCTAGTTAGTAATTTTGAAGAGATTTTTAAAAA contains:
- a CDS encoding XTP/dITP diphosphatase, whose product is MQKIIIASGNQHKIEEIKSFFSDLKIDFLPLPEDKKLPEVIEDGKSYRENALKKARQRAAELNEVVLADDSGLSVEYLAGAPGIRSARFGGDDLDDREKYLKIISLLEGINGEQRKAAFISVLALVDPFKEEEIVVEGRCEGLIVQQPAGEHGFGYDPIFYLPKFNKTMAEISPETKNKISHRAKALQKLKEVLKECYME
- a CDS encoding YibE/F family protein, whose amino-acid sequence is MDLKIDFKKWIFVIIILSLIFIISSFFIPETNLISSQPTNEEYFRGRVLEIEEYQSEDGYIQEALVEVTDGPLAGDIVEIENDYQADHRFLNIRLEEGLRVVLVSFEHNGTRDIYLQDIARDRGLLLAVIILVLALLLVGKLKGLETIFTLFITAFIIVRVMLPLILAGWSPILATTFSALAVIVLILTIIGGLNVKSLSAIIGTGSGVIIAGILAYYIGNIAHLSGLGTQEAQMLASGIEGLDFRGLLYAGIIIASLGAITDVAMSIASGAYQIKNANPEIEFKELMDHSLELGRDIMGTMANTLILAYVGGAIPFLLLLLFNQISWLRIINMDFVATEILSGIAGTIGLVISIPITAFSAALLINKVKKKH